One genomic region from Saprospiraceae bacterium encodes:
- a CDS encoding potassium-transporting ATPase subunit F, with protein sequence MMTLFFIAIAVFGYICYVLLKPEKF encoded by the coding sequence ATGATGACCTTATTTTTTATCGCTATTGCGGTGTTCGGATATATATGTTATGTACTGCTGAAACCCGAAAAATTTTAA
- a CDS encoding sigma-54-dependent Fis family transcriptional regulator gives MRKVLIIDDEQKLRTLLARIISLEGYEVLQAADGREGLKKLDQAEIDVVLCDVKLPDSNGVELVKKIKEKYPLIEIVLLTAYGNIPDGVQAIKNGALDYITKGDDNNKIIPLLNRAIEKRDLARRVYQLEKQLDDKHSFDKIIGQSKPIQKAIDLARKVAGSDTTVLLIGETGTGKEVFAQAIHRESKRNKQNFIAINCSAFSKELLESEMFGHKAGAFTGAIKDQKGLFEEANHGTIFLDEIGEMALDLQAKLLRVLESGELIRVGESKPMKVDVRIIAATNRDLQKEIEKGQFREDLFYRISVFQIELPALRERVIDIKELTHHFLQIFSLKTNKKIKPVSSDFIDALQHHAWNGNIRELKNVIERSVILCDDELTLEHLPAEFQRISDRVGKNKTLSAFDLASAEKIHIQKVLNYTNGNKTKAADLLNIALTTLYRKIAEYHLD, from the coding sequence TTGAGAAAAGTTTTAATCATAGACGACGAACAAAAGCTCAGGACCCTGCTGGCAAGGATCATCAGCCTGGAAGGATATGAAGTATTACAGGCCGCAGATGGTCGGGAAGGATTGAAAAAATTGGACCAGGCGGAGATCGATGTCGTACTCTGTGATGTAAAACTGCCAGACTCCAATGGGGTGGAGCTTGTTAAAAAAATCAAAGAAAAATATCCCTTGATTGAAATAGTACTTTTGACTGCTTATGGAAATATTCCGGATGGCGTGCAGGCTATTAAAAATGGTGCATTGGATTATATAACCAAAGGGGATGATAATAATAAAATCATTCCTTTGTTAAACCGCGCTATAGAAAAACGGGACTTAGCCAGGCGGGTTTATCAGCTTGAAAAACAATTGGATGACAAGCATTCGTTTGACAAAATCATCGGTCAGTCCAAACCCATTCAAAAAGCAATTGACCTTGCCCGCAAAGTAGCTGGAAGCGATACGACCGTACTGCTGATTGGAGAGACCGGTACAGGCAAAGAAGTGTTTGCACAAGCTATTCACCGCGAAAGCAAAAGAAATAAACAAAATTTTATTGCCATCAATTGTTCTGCATTCAGCAAAGAATTACTCGAAAGTGAGATGTTTGGACACAAAGCCGGAGCTTTCACCGGAGCCATCAAAGATCAAAAAGGGTTGTTTGAAGAGGCTAACCATGGAACTATATTTTTGGATGAGATTGGAGAAATGGCCTTAGACTTACAAGCTAAATTATTGCGTGTACTGGAGTCTGGCGAATTGATCCGCGTTGGTGAAAGCAAACCAATGAAAGTGGATGTTCGCATCATAGCGGCTACCAACAGGGATTTACAAAAAGAAATAGAAAAGGGACAATTCAGAGAAGATTTATTTTACCGGATTTCTGTATTTCAAATAGAGTTACCGGCGCTGCGTGAAAGAGTCATAGATATTAAAGAATTGACCCACCACTTTTTGCAAATATTTTCTCTTAAAACCAATAAAAAAATAAAACCGGTTTCGTCTGATTTTATCGATGCACTTCAACACCATGCCTGGAATGGAAATATACGGGAATTGAAAAATGTAATCGAACGCAGCGTCATCCTGTGCGACGATGAATTGACCTTGGAACACTTACCTGCTGAATTTCAAAGAATATCCGATCGGGTGGGCAAAAACAAAACACTATCAGCTTTTGACCTTGCCAGTGCGGAAAAAATTCATATCCAAAAAGTGCTCAACTATACGAACGGCAATAAAACCAAAGCAGCAGATTTGCTCAATATTGCGCTCACTACCCTGTATAGGAAGATAGCAGAATACCATCTCGACTAA
- a CDS encoding serine hydrolase, with product MRSINIIALLLISLVPALCQHKNRHALRQQISSILTRSIADHKIPGAVIAIKKGDRVLMKKAFGFAQVKDAETHWMNHPKKTSTRHLYDLASLTKVVGTTTAIMLLADQHRLSVDDPVGKYLPAFNGPEKQAITLRNLLTHTAGLITWYPLYYRCKNKEETYRLIDSLPLATPVGAGRHYSDLGFVLLGEIIEKISGQPLEVFLQAQIFKPLGMHHTFYRPLDKNKHLKIAATSHGNPYEHRMVRDSTLGLTRADIDPESWNGWRNYTLKGEVNDGNAWYALQGISGAAGLFSTAGDVQILVDMLKNKGLTGKKRFLSEKTITQFLHPIHSKMDSAG from the coding sequence ATGCGAAGCATCAACATCATCGCCCTGCTCCTTATCTCCCTGGTTCCTGCTTTGTGCCAGCATAAAAACCGCCATGCACTCAGGCAACAAATATCCTCCATCCTCACCCGATCCATCGCAGACCATAAAATCCCTGGTGCTGTGATCGCCATCAAAAAGGGAGACAGAGTACTGATGAAAAAAGCCTTCGGCTTCGCCCAAGTCAAAGATGCAGAAACTCATTGGATGAACCATCCTAAAAAAACTTCTACACGACACCTGTATGATCTGGCATCGCTGACCAAGGTCGTAGGTACCACTACTGCGATCATGCTGCTGGCGGATCAACACCGACTATCGGTGGATGACCCGGTAGGTAAATATTTGCCGGCATTTAATGGCCCGGAGAAACAAGCTATCACCCTCCGTAATTTGCTCACGCATACAGCAGGGTTGATCACCTGGTATCCACTATACTATCGATGTAAAAACAAAGAAGAAACCTACCGGCTCATCGATTCACTGCCTTTAGCTACGCCGGTGGGTGCAGGCAGGCATTATTCTGACCTGGGATTTGTCCTCCTGGGAGAGATCATCGAAAAGATCTCCGGCCAGCCATTGGAGGTATTTTTACAAGCCCAAATCTTTAAACCTCTGGGGATGCATCATACCTTCTATCGGCCTTTGGATAAAAACAAACATCTTAAAATAGCGGCGACCTCCCACGGCAATCCCTACGAACACCGGATGGTGAGAGATAGCACCCTTGGATTGACCCGCGCAGATATTGACCCGGAGTCTTGGAACGGATGGAGAAATTATACCTTAAAAGGTGAAGTCAATGACGGCAATGCCTGGTATGCGCTGCAGGGTATCTCCGGTGCTGCCGGACTGTTTTCTACGGCAGGTGATGTGCAGATCCTGGTGGATATGCTTAAAAACAAAGGCTTGACCGGTAAAAAAAGATTCCTATCGGAAAAGACCATCACCCAATTTTTACACCCGATCCATTCCAAAATGGACTCGGCTGGATGA
- a CDS encoding serine hydrolase, whose translation MMDPTNGFMKNGPAGSFGHTGFTGTSIAVIPKQEISIILLINRQNVGLLPNQVYYNPNPIREAIFKAVMDWDKIK comes from the coding sequence ATGATGGACCCGACCAATGGCTTTATGAAAAATGGTCCGGCAGGAAGTTTTGGTCATACCGGATTCACCGGAACGAGTATTGCGGTAATACCAAAGCAAGAGATCTCTATCATTTTATTGATCAATCGTCAGAATGTAGGATTGTTGCCTAATCAGGTTTATTATAATCCCAACCCCATTCGGGAAGCTATATTTAAAGCGGTGATGGATTGGGATAAAATAAAGTGA
- a CDS encoding acetylxylan esterase translates to MKFLLLICTIIGATKLTQAQPGYGSLPWSQNLAYNSYLLRTTHAQYQDRSLHLHKAMQSKSSLMAYRDAVRKSYQTILGPMPDRSELHAQILHSSQYQNFKIETIIYQSIPGRYVTANLYLPPGPGPHPASLELCGHGINGKTGTAAAILMARHGIAVLIVDPIGQGERIQLLDPDGKTMTRGATTEHTLLNAGCNLLGSSLAAYEYWDNSRALNYLESRSDIDKNRLGVYGSSGGGTQTAYLIGLEDRLKVASICSYFSQRERVLELSGASDGCQHVPGEGKAGIEIADWVTMFAPKPVLVMSGRYDFVDYWGAVQGSNELTQVYAAMGAKDRFRLLSTEGGHGMPREKREALVTWFRTWLVGDPTPVVEQEVIKVRPEDTQCTASGQVLTQYKEAVSIPIYNGRVAASWADNRALFMRQSREQIRQKIYELLGTQPPTDKMVASMTGTGQFRGMTMYKYQLLRPGEMPVPCVVAWPSKVSSNARVILILDDRGKDSFWLEASRAQAILDAGDILVTADLRGKGETEDPAELNDRKYFNREYRNAMISLHIGRSIVGQRVTDMYSLVDFISTEERLKNHAISVEAYGSYGSVALHAAYVDPRIAHTTVVHGLTSYMDFIEHPIQWDMYTQVIPGVLKYYDLKDLMEKLGAERVKLVE, encoded by the coding sequence ATGAAATTTTTATTATTAATTTGTACAATTATAGGTGCTACAAAACTGACACAAGCTCAGCCCGGATATGGTTCCTTACCCTGGAGTCAAAACCTCGCCTATAATTCCTACCTCCTCCGTACGACGCATGCTCAATACCAGGACAGGTCACTTCATCTGCATAAAGCGATGCAGTCTAAATCCTCCTTGATGGCATATCGCGACGCTGTGCGTAAAAGCTACCAAACCATCCTGGGGCCTATGCCGGACAGATCGGAGCTTCATGCCCAAATCCTTCATAGTAGCCAATATCAGAATTTCAAGATAGAGACTATTATATATCAAAGCATCCCCGGTCGATACGTGACTGCCAATCTATACTTACCTCCGGGTCCGGGCCCTCATCCAGCCTCTCTGGAGCTTTGTGGTCATGGCATCAATGGGAAAACGGGTACTGCTGCCGCTATCCTGATGGCCAGGCATGGGATTGCGGTGCTGATAGTGGATCCGATCGGGCAGGGGGAGCGAATACAGTTATTGGATCCTGACGGTAAGACAATGACCCGGGGTGCGACCACCGAACATACCCTGCTCAATGCGGGTTGTAATCTGCTCGGCAGCAGCCTGGCAGCGTATGAATACTGGGACAATAGCCGGGCACTGAACTACCTGGAGAGCAGGAGCGATATAGACAAAAACAGACTTGGAGTATATGGTAGTTCGGGAGGCGGTACTCAGACGGCTTACCTGATCGGCCTGGAGGACAGGCTCAAAGTGGCTTCAATCTGCAGCTACTTTTCGCAGCGGGAGCGGGTGCTGGAGCTGAGTGGAGCCTCGGATGGCTGTCAGCATGTGCCGGGAGAGGGCAAGGCCGGGATCGAGATCGCGGACTGGGTCACGATGTTTGCGCCCAAGCCGGTGCTGGTGATGTCGGGGCGGTATGATTTTGTGGATTATTGGGGAGCAGTGCAGGGCAGTAATGAATTAACCCAGGTATATGCGGCGATGGGGGCAAAAGACAGATTCCGACTACTATCGACGGAGGGAGGTCATGGCATGCCAAGGGAAAAAAGGGAGGCGCTGGTGACCTGGTTCAGGACCTGGCTGGTAGGGGACCCGACGCCGGTGGTGGAGCAGGAAGTGATCAAGGTCAGGCCGGAGGATACGCAGTGTACTGCCAGCGGGCAGGTGCTGACACAATATAAAGAGGCAGTGTCGATACCTATATATAATGGTAGGGTAGCGGCCTCCTGGGCTGATAATAGAGCACTGTTCATGCGGCAAAGCCGGGAGCAGATCCGGCAGAAGATCTATGAGCTGCTGGGGACACAGCCACCGACAGACAAAATGGTGGCTTCCATGACGGGCACCGGGCAGTTTAGGGGTATGACTATGTATAAATACCAATTACTCAGGCCCGGGGAGATGCCGGTACCTTGTGTAGTAGCCTGGCCGTCCAAAGTATCCTCCAATGCCAGGGTCATCCTGATACTTGACGATCGGGGAAAAGATAGTTTTTGGCTGGAAGCCTCGCGCGCGCAGGCGATCCTCGATGCAGGGGATATCCTGGTGACTGCTGATCTGCGGGGTAAAGGAGAGACAGAAGATCCTGCGGAGCTCAACGACCGTAAATATTTTAATCGGGAATACCGCAATGCCATGATCAGCCTGCATATCGGTCGGTCTATCGTGGGACAACGGGTCACGGATATGTATTCACTGGTGGATTTTATCAGTACAGAGGAGCGGTTAAAGAATCATGCTATCTCGGTGGAGGCCTATGGCAGTTATGGTTCGGTGGCGCTGCATGCGGCCTACGTGGATCCGCGTATTGCACACACTACGGTGGTTCATGGTCTGACTTCTTATATGGATTTTATCGAGCATCCTATCCAGTGGGATATGTATACACAGGTGATACCGGGGGTGTTGAAGTATTATGATTTGAAGGATCTGATGGAGAAGCTTGGTGCGGAGCGGGTGAAATTGGTAGAGTAG
- a CDS encoding DUF2200 domain-containing protein, with translation MEITPKHIERIEKMTFASVYPHYVTKVEKKGRTKEELYQVIEWLTGFDDKKIQELIDEKATFGKFFEKAKLNSNADLIKGVICGYRIEEIEHPLTKQVRYLDKLVDELAKGKTLDKILRK, from the coding sequence ATGGAGATAACGCCTAAACATATTGAGCGAATAGAAAAAATGACTTTTGCTTCTGTATATCCTCACTATGTTACCAAAGTTGAAAAAAAAGGACGAACAAAGGAAGAGTTATATCAAGTCATTGAGTGGTTGACAGGTTTTGACGACAAAAAAATACAAGAACTTATTGACGAGAAAGCCACTTTTGGAAAATTTTTTGAGAAAGCAAAATTGAACTCAAACGCTGACCTGATTAAAGGAGTAATTTGTGGTTATAGAATAGAAGAAATTGAACATCCACTAACCAAACAAGTTAGGTATCTTGACAAGTTAGTGGACGAATTAGCAAAAGGAAAGACTTTGGATAAAATTTTAAGAAAGTAA
- a CDS encoding VOC family protein, with the protein MAQINPHINFNGNAEEAFNFYKSVFGGEFAKIMRFKDLASAEFPVAENEANKIMHIALPIGKSILMANDVPEIMGRTNENENRSKIVISAESKEEADKLFNGLSVGGQIEMPVSDSPWGSYFGMFRDKYGIEWMVDFDPKYKEQI; encoded by the coding sequence ATGGCACAAATTAATCCTCACATTAACTTCAACGGAAATGCGGAAGAGGCATTCAATTTTTACAAATCAGTATTTGGCGGAGAGTTCGCGAAAATAATGCGTTTCAAAGATTTAGCAAGTGCTGAATTTCCTGTAGCAGAAAATGAAGCAAATAAAATAATGCACATTGCTTTACCAATTGGTAAAAGTATTTTAATGGCTAATGATGTACCTGAAATAATGGGGCGAACAAACGAAAATGAGAACAGAAGCAAAATAGTAATTAGTGCAGAAAGCAAAGAAGAAGCTGACAAATTATTCAATGGCCTTTCGGTAGGCGGACAAATTGAAATGCCTGTTTCTGACAGCCCTTGGGGTTCATACTTTGGAATGTTTAGAGACAAATATGGTATTGAATGGATGGTAGACTTTGACCCAAAATACAAGGAACAAATATAA
- a CDS encoding helix-turn-helix domain-containing protein, with protein sequence MEQLKQILRLHHQGNGIKRIARDLGISKTTIKKYLRSEQIDKDHIMDGSINRVNPEALQDDTTGHLGNRYGKLIT encoded by the coding sequence ATGGAACAGTTAAAACAGATTCTTCGACTACATCATCAAGGGAATGGAATTAAACGGATAGCAAGAGATCTGGGTATATCTAAGACAACGATCAAAAAATATCTCAGAAGTGAGCAGATAGACAAAGATCATATTATGGATGGCTCGATTAATAGGGTCAATCCAGAAGCTTTGCAGGATGATACTACAGGGCATCTCGGTAATCGATACGGCAAGTTAATTACCTAA
- a CDS encoding DUF1772 domain-containing protein produces MKHFIQFADIVLTGLIAGIIFGIWLGYNPENLSAVTYVEQQQSAIRSLNVLMPLLGLISIILTIVYAIICKKEKLNRTLLLLAFGLLIASGLITRFGNQPINAIVITWNLDAIPDTWATFRDNWWTFHVMRTLSTISGFAIIVWVTISNKNKSTTA; encoded by the coding sequence ATGAAACATTTTATCCAATTCGCAGACATCGTATTAACCGGACTCATTGCAGGGATTATCTTTGGAATTTGGCTTGGCTATAATCCTGAAAACCTATCCGCTGTTACTTATGTTGAACAGCAACAAAGCGCCATTCGATCTTTAAATGTATTGATGCCCCTTTTAGGACTTATTTCTATTATACTTACTATTGTCTATGCAATTATCTGCAAAAAAGAAAAGCTAAACCGTACCTTGTTATTGCTTGCGTTTGGCTTGCTGATTGCTAGCGGGCTTATTACGCGATTCGGCAATCAACCTATAAATGCTATTGTTATTACTTGGAATTTGGACGCCATTCCAGACACATGGGCAACATTTAGGGACAATTGGTGGACATTTCATGTAATGCGAACACTCTCTACAATTTCAGGTTTCGCAATAATTGTATGGGTGACAATTAGTAATAAGAACAAAAGCACGACCGCATAA
- a CDS encoding N-acetyltransferase gives MITDIRPYKLSDKENVIKIFNSNCPKYFDKNDLSDLIDFLDNYADNNFKVVLYNKEVIGCGGHYVKHSDKVFGIAWVMFRRFSMGKANFQIISKQFFKHILTNIDKENLDFDIVINTSQLLEKTFNKFDFWTERVIKNGYGENLDHYVMRRKLNTKKTNA, from the coding sequence ATGATAACAGACATTAGACCATATAAACTGTCAGACAAAGAAAATGTTATAAAAATTTTCAATTCCAATTGCCCAAAGTATTTTGATAAGAATGACTTGTCAGACTTAATAGACTTTTTAGATAATTATGCAGACAATAATTTTAAAGTTGTACTTTATAACAAAGAGGTTATCGGGTGTGGTGGACATTATGTAAAACATTCAGACAAAGTATTCGGAATCGCATGGGTTATGTTTAGGCGATTTTCAATGGGAAAAGCAAACTTTCAGATTATATCAAAACAATTTTTTAAGCACATCCTGACGAATATAGATAAAGAAAATTTGGACTTTGACATCGTTATAAACACCAGTCAATTATTGGAAAAGACTTTTAACAAATTTGACTTTTGGACTGAGCGTGTAATTAAGAATGGATATGGAGAAAATTTAGACCATTATGTAATGAGACGAAAATTGAATACTAAAAAAACGAACGCGTAA